GCCGGGCGTCCGCGTCATCGCCCCGGACCTGCGCGGTCGCGGACGCAGCAACGAGCTCGCGGGGCCCGCAGGGATGGCGGCACACGCCGCCGATCTCGCGGCCGTGCTCGACGCGCTCGACATCGACCGGATCGTGGTCGTCGGCCACTCGATGGGCGCCTTCGTCTCGGTCGTGTTCGCGAGCCTCCACCCGGACCGCGTCGCACGGCTCGTCCTGATCGACGGCGGCCTTCCTCTCGACGTGCCCGCGGGCCTCGACCCCGACGAGCTGGTCTCCCGGATCCTCGGACCCACAGCCGCCCGCCTCTCCATGCGCTTCGCGGACGTGGGGGAGTACCGCGACTTCTGGCACGAGCACCCCGCGTTCCGCACCGACTGGACGCCCGAGCTCGAGCACTACATCGAGTACGACCTCGTCCCCGACGGCGGTGCGCTCCGGCCCGCGACGAGCTATCAGACCACCCTCGACGACACGATCGACATGAACACCGGCACGACGCTGCCCGACGCGCTCGCGGGGCTGCGGCATCCGACCCTTCTCGTGACGGCGCCCCGAGGTCTCCGCAACGAGCCTCCCGGG
This genomic interval from Microbacterium sp. 4R-513 contains the following:
- a CDS encoding alpha/beta hydrolase, whose product is MPRPTCSSCTASPPPHLAWPFLVDRLPGVRVIAPDLRGRGRSNELAGPAGMAAHAADLAAVLDALDIDRIVVVGHSMGAFVSVVFASLHPDRVARLVLIDGGLPLDVPAGLDPDELVSRILGPTAARLSMRFADVGEYRDFWHEHPAFRTDWTPELEHYIEYDLVPDGGALRPATSYQTTLDDTIDMNTGTTLPDALAGLRHPTLLVTAPRGLRNEPPGLYSPEHLAGLLAAHPNVEHVRVEDRNHYTIVMSEQGADAVAPLILRELAAAGAEVDSRPVS